A DNA window from Camelina sativa cultivar DH55 chromosome 17, Cs, whole genome shotgun sequence contains the following coding sequences:
- the LOC104759770 gene encoding protein AIG2 A-like produces the protein MTSSDQSPSHNVFVYGSFQEPAVVGFILECTPIIVSAQLHGYHLYRLKGRLHPCISPCESGVINGKILTGLTDAQLENLDMIEGTDYVRKTVQVVLTDTCENVNVETYVWANKDDPDMYGGWDFQEWKRLHMEKFVEASKKFMEWKKNPDGRSREEFEKFVLADPPTPA, from the exons ATGACTAGCTCTGACCAATCTCCGTCGCACAACGTCTTCGTCTACGGCAGTTTCCAAGAACCAGCCGTCGTAGGTTTTATCCTCGAGTGCACTCCGATCATCGTCTCCGCTCAACTCCACGGCTA TCACTTGTATAGACTCAAGGGTCGTTTGCATCCATGTATATCTCCTTGTGAGAGTGGAGTAATCAACggcaag ATACTAACTGGATTAACAGATGCTCAGTTAGAGAATTTAGATATGATTGAAGGAACTGATTATGTGAGGAAGACTGTTCAAGTTGTCTTGACT GACACTTGCGAGAACGTGAATGTGGAAACATATGTATGGGCAAACAAGGATGATCCTGATATGTATGGAGGATGGGATTTTCAG GAATGGAAGCGGCTTCATATGGAGAAATTCGTAGAGGCGTCGAAGAAGTTTATGGAATGGAAGAAGAATCCGGATGGGAGAAGTAGGGAAGAGTTTGAGAAGTTTGTACTCGCAGATCCTCCCACCCCGGCTTGA